The following proteins are co-located in the Pseudomonas synxantha genome:
- a CDS encoding TrlF family AAA-like ATPase: protein MVQVGARWWKLDFHTHTPASMDYGRHEPHLRNTVTPREWLSSFVDQGIECVAVTDHNTASWVDRLQVEAAVMREEGKIIHVFPGVEITANGNIHILAIFDPSKSSEIVMAAVGAAKFRGEYGNSDAVAGESAENIVDEITKLGGIAIPAHIDMKAGMCQIQSSHTIKQICHKSSAVEVIFPEGGRGPEHDECLRRYKALELGLAEVIGSDAHRPDEVGRAYTWVKMSSPTIDGVRLALVDGASSIKRSNTVTGNPNAVSSNVIHSISIDKAKYCGRGKPLEIVFNPWLNSIIGGRGSGKSSILEFIRLALGRDKDLLDIPGRNEVKETFTRFAQKSADRDADGVLLDETCISCVIQKEGAYYLLKWVSNVPNVAIFKWDGQEWKAEHGDARSRFPVKIFSQKQIYDIARNPSALIRIIDETDVVDLFGWKMAWTEKENKFLSLCGQRRVLQGQMANKNVLEGQLSDVIQKINVIESSGHAQVLSDFNDAMKKHTAIVDFKESYSNLGEKLSEQMRTADQLKFNSTVFAATNEIDVEVLQRVGAMNQAYLQIKSQINALIAGLNSSLDEFSQWQATSAFGKQQDSSFSQYASLVATLTQNGVDNPDQYQQLVETKNGIEKKLAEIEDFESQERLMAAEINLIYADLIELRKSLTNRRRDFVRQHLSNNPSISLSIEPLCNIDDMEESFREVIGRPDGAFASDILDKEKQTGFLYFLWLALIAEHNNNPAVPNDLTQNFTCVHDFKSQLFKYGTGQIMGMPIGKRFSDLLSQLQPQIFDRLNLWFPDDRLVVKFNDGKRLKDISQGSAGQKAATVLSFLLSYGNEPLILDQPEDDLDNGLISSLIVSKLQENKSRRQVIVVTHNPNIVVNGDSEFVVALQDKGSIEVAASGGLQEPDVRREVCEIMEGGKQALEQRYRRMIAV, encoded by the coding sequence ATGGTTCAGGTAGGAGCAAGATGGTGGAAACTCGACTTTCATACGCATACGCCAGCCTCGATGGACTATGGCCGCCATGAGCCTCATCTTCGCAACACCGTGACGCCGAGGGAGTGGTTATCATCGTTTGTCGATCAGGGGATAGAGTGTGTAGCGGTTACGGATCACAACACGGCTTCTTGGGTTGACCGTCTTCAAGTAGAAGCAGCAGTAATGAGGGAAGAGGGAAAGATTATTCATGTCTTTCCTGGTGTGGAAATTACAGCCAACGGTAATATCCATATTCTTGCTATTTTCGACCCTTCAAAATCATCTGAAATTGTCATGGCTGCTGTTGGAGCCGCGAAATTCAGAGGCGAGTACGGCAATAGTGATGCAGTGGCTGGTGAAAGCGCTGAAAATATTGTCGATGAAATCACCAAATTAGGTGGTATTGCAATTCCAGCTCATATCGATATGAAGGCTGGAATGTGTCAAATTCAGTCAAGCCATACCATCAAGCAGATCTGCCATAAGTCTTCTGCTGTAGAAGTCATTTTTCCAGAAGGCGGGCGTGGTCCAGAACATGATGAATGTTTAAGGCGGTACAAAGCCCTGGAGTTGGGTTTGGCCGAGGTCATAGGATCTGACGCGCACCGTCCAGATGAGGTGGGTAGAGCCTATACCTGGGTCAAGATGTCTAGCCCTACTATTGATGGTGTAAGGTTGGCGTTGGTTGATGGTGCTTCCTCAATCAAACGATCAAACACGGTTACAGGCAATCCAAATGCTGTTTCAAGTAATGTGATTCATTCTATATCTATTGATAAAGCAAAATATTGTGGTAGAGGTAAACCATTAGAAATTGTCTTTAACCCTTGGCTCAATTCTATCATCGGCGGGCGTGGTAGCGGAAAGTCATCTATCCTAGAATTCATCAGACTTGCATTAGGTCGGGATAAAGATTTACTAGATATACCTGGCCGTAATGAGGTTAAAGAAACCTTTACACGCTTTGCACAAAAGTCAGCAGATCGTGATGCCGATGGTGTTCTGCTCGATGAAACCTGTATCAGTTGTGTTATTCAGAAAGAGGGTGCTTATTACCTTCTGAAATGGGTTTCCAACGTTCCTAACGTGGCTATATTCAAGTGGGATGGTCAGGAGTGGAAAGCAGAACATGGTGATGCGCGAAGCAGGTTTCCGGTAAAAATATTTAGCCAAAAGCAAATATATGATATAGCAAGAAATCCGAGTGCTTTGATAAGAATCATTGACGAAACTGACGTTGTTGATTTGTTCGGTTGGAAAATGGCTTGGACAGAGAAAGAAAATAAATTCTTATCTCTCTGCGGACAGAGAAGGGTTCTCCAAGGTCAGATGGCTAACAAGAATGTTCTTGAAGGTCAGCTATCAGATGTAATTCAGAAGATTAATGTTATCGAGTCATCAGGACATGCCCAGGTATTGTCCGATTTTAATGATGCAATGAAAAAACATACAGCCATTGTAGATTTCAAAGAGTCATATTCAAATTTGGGAGAAAAGCTGTCAGAGCAAATGCGTACTGCTGATCAGCTTAAATTCAATAGTACAGTTTTTGCGGCTACGAACGAAATTGATGTTGAGGTGCTTCAACGTGTTGGTGCAATGAATCAGGCTTATTTGCAAATTAAAAGCCAGATTAATGCCCTTATTGCTGGCTTGAATAGTAGTCTTGATGAATTCAGTCAATGGCAGGCAACAAGTGCTTTTGGTAAGCAGCAAGATTCATCGTTTAGCCAATATGCATCTCTTGTCGCAACCCTCACTCAGAATGGGGTGGATAATCCCGATCAATATCAACAGCTCGTTGAAACCAAAAATGGCATTGAAAAGAAGCTTGCCGAGATAGAAGATTTTGAATCACAAGAGCGCTTAATGGCGGCTGAAATTAATTTGATTTATGCCGATTTAATCGAGTTGAGAAAATCACTTACGAATAGGCGCAGAGATTTCGTTCGTCAGCATTTATCGAATAACCCCTCTATTAGTTTGTCTATAGAGCCTTTGTGTAATATAGATGATATGGAAGAATCTTTCCGGGAAGTCATTGGTCGTCCTGATGGTGCTTTTGCTAGTGACATACTTGATAAGGAAAAACAGACAGGATTCTTGTATTTCCTTTGGTTAGCTCTAATTGCTGAACATAATAATAACCCAGCAGTGCCAAACGATCTCACTCAGAATTTTACCTGTGTTCATGATTTTAAAAGCCAATTGTTTAAGTATGGAACGGGTCAAATCATGGGCATGCCCATCGGTAAACGGTTTTCAGATTTGTTGAGCCAATTGCAACCGCAAATTTTTGACAGACTTAACCTGTGGTTTCCAGATGATCGACTCGTTGTTAAATTTAACGATGGGAAAAGACTGAAAGATATTTCTCAGGGATCTGCTGGTCAGAAAGCGGCTACGGTACTCTCCTTCCTATTGTCCTATGGGAATGAGCCTCTGATTTTGGATCAACCTGAAGACGACCTTGATAACGGCTTAATTTCCTCGTTGATTGTCTCAAAGCTGCAGGAAAATAAGTCGAGAAGGCAAGTGATAGTAGTCACTCATAATCCCAATATTGTCGTCAACGGTGACTCTGAATTCGTTGTAGCTCTCCAAGACAAAGGTAGTATTGAGGTGGCTGCATCAGGCGGCCTTCAAGAGCCAGACGTTAGGCGTGAGGTATGCGAAATCATGGAGGGTGGTAAGCAAGCCCTAGAACAGCGATACCGCAGGATGATCGCTGTCTGA
- a CDS encoding helix-turn-helix transcriptional regulator, whose protein sequence is MLAKAIKKYRLGKGITQAELANRSGFDPKTISRFETGEYVPTVEAVYKFAEILGVPVKDLFADLDGEIEQRAFLFEVIHNADADELRRLVALVGKARKAPKP, encoded by the coding sequence GTGCTTGCAAAAGCGATTAAGAAATACCGCCTAGGGAAGGGAATCACACAAGCGGAGCTAGCCAATCGGTCAGGGTTCGACCCCAAGACGATCAGTCGATTTGAAACGGGCGAGTACGTCCCAACCGTGGAGGCTGTGTACAAATTTGCTGAAATTCTAGGCGTGCCAGTCAAAGATCTTTTTGCGGATCTGGATGGGGAGATTGAGCAGAGGGCTTTTCTCTTTGAAGTTATCCACAACGCTGATGCTGATGAGCTTCGGAGGCTGGTTGCGTTGGTAGGGAAAGCTCGTAAGGCGCCGAAGCCCTAG